The genome window gattgtaaaaggttagtgcatcattttagctggttttatggttttggtgaccctgtctttgacttgacaaaacattacacacaactcttgtaaatgtactgtcctaacatactctaaatttatgctttcgccgtaaaacctttttgaaatcgtaaaacgtggttagattaaggagatgtttatctttcaaatggtgtaaaatagttgtatttttgaaaaatttgaattttgacatttatttggattcaaatttgccgctcttgaaatgcacctgctgttgatggagtgcaccacgggtggcacgctagcgtcccacctagccccaagaggttaacaaaagcgcatttgcaaaaaaaagcaCATTccttgcacaaatgtacctaaccatgaacatcaatgcctttctttaaatcaatacacagaggtacatttttttatctgcatatttagttataataaatgcatgttagcaggcaatattaactatggaaattgtcacttctcttgcgttcagtgcaagcagagtcagggtatatgcaacagtttgggccacctggctcgttgcgaactgtgtttcttcctaacaaagaccgtaattaatttgccagaattttacataattatgacataacattgaaggtagTGCAATATTTAGGCTTAGGGTTACCACCCGTTCGTCAAAATATGGAattgttccgtatttcactgaaagaataagcgttttgtttttgaaattataGTTTCAGGatatgaccaaaggctcgtatttctgtgtttattatatttacgtctatgatttgatagagcagtctgactgagcagtggtaggcagcagcaggctcgtaagcattcatttaaACAGTACTTTACTGTGTTTgcgagcagctcttagcaatgcttgaagcacagcgctgtttatgacttcaagcctatcaactcccgagattaggatggcaatactatagtgcctagaagaacatccaatagtcaaaggtataatgaaatacaaatggtatagcgagaaatagtcctataattcctataactacaacctaaaacttcttaactgggaatattgaaccaccagctttcatatgttaatcttaaatgttagcttttttacatggcacatatttgcacttttactttcttctccaacactgtttttgcattatttaaaccaaattgaacatgttcaattatttatttgagactaaatagatttatttatgtattatattaagttaaactaaaaaggttcattgttcattcagtattgatgtaattgtcattattacaaatatatatcaaaatcgtccgattaatcgatATAGGCTTTTTTTTGCTGCTCCAATAATCGGTGTCGGCGTTGAAaatcagaatatatatatatatatatcttattttTATATAGGTGTTACTCACCTGGCCTGTCCTGTCCCCCCACATGCAttatactgtgtgtgtatgtatgtatgtgtgtgtgtatatatatgtatgcatatatatatatacatacatacatacatacatacatacatacatacatacatacatacatacatagtataATGCATGTGGGGCGACAGGCCAGGTGAGTAACACGCACTCCAACTAACACATGCATTGTGCTCTGGTAAATAACATCTGCAGCATGAGACTGTGTGCTGTTGCCTGGGTTTCCCTGCCCGCTGAGCTGCACTATCAATCCATCCAAAAAGATCATTATAACAAAGCTTTCCTCCCTCAATGTGGCCCTAATTAAAAAATTGTCTGCTCCCCAAGTAAAATAAAGTTAACGCTACTGGTTGTTTTGACTTCCCTGTGTTCTAATTCTAAAGGGGCTGGAGATCATTCTTTGATTATGAACTGGACCTTGGAACTGGGTGATGTAATAATCATATAGCTGAAATGGTGCCGTCCTTCAGTCTGCCACCACCCAGTTCCAAGGTCCAGTTCCACAGAGGTCATTGGGACAAACACCTGACCCAGTCTCTAGCCCCCCCCTCTCAGTTACCATTTCGGTCCATTCCAGAGCACCTAAAAGGTCAGTGGAAGGAGCAGTTACTGACTCCGCTCACGGGtccacatgtttttttttaacggCACTGGCGTGTAAAAAACGTGACAGACTGAGGGCACATTTTCAACTGAGACCCGACACCACAGGCAAGGCTGCCTGCTCTGAGACACTCCTGTCCACCAAGTCACACGATGTTTGCCTATCAAAAGTGTCCCGCTTCTTATTTTGGGATAGTGTGATAGCAGCTAAAGCCAAAGTCTGTGCTTGACCGTCCCTTCTGAAGGACAGTGGTAGAGTAGGAGCTGCAGAGTGGGGACAGGGGAAGGACTTCTGTTTTTAGACTGTGCCAGACTGACTGGTCCGGCATGTGATCTCACACACCCCTTCCCTGCTGTACTGGTAACCCCACAGTTTTTAACACAAGGAGAAATGGATATCAGGTGATGGCTAACCACCATATGTTGGTatattccctctcttctccccctcccagGGAGCAGCACAGCATGTATCGTGGTCCTGGACCGAAGGAGCCACCAACTGCACACGTGTAATCTAGGGGACTCTGGTTTCCTGGTGGTGCGAGGGGGAGAGGTGGTGCACCGCTCAGACGAACAGCAGCACTACTTCAACACCCCTTTCCAGCTGTCCATTGCTCCCCCAGGGGCAGAGGGAGTGGTGCTCAGTGACAGGTCAGTCCCCTTCACCTCCTTCTCTGACCCTCCACCTGGTCTCAAATTACCATTGGTATTGAGAGAACTGGCTTTCTGGCCCTGCCATAGACTTTAAAATGACtaacaccaaattaaagctgtagaatgttattctgtttcttcactgtgtccagcttgctaaagctagacagtcagagaGCATTGGAAATTCCAACAACTATAGATAGTTTACTATTTTTGTCTAATTTTGATGGTGAGGAAAGATAACACATTTTCAGTGTGGCCCGCCGGACCTCGTGGAAGACCGATTGCGCCCCCTGGGGCAAAAATGAGTTTGACCATCCCTGCTTTAGACGATATACCTGGAGCAAATGACAGGTTGTCATTGGAAATGAGGTTAAATAAAATCGTATCTAGAATTTCTCTTCAGTTCACAGAAGGATTTGAAAGGAACGTTGGCTAGATAACGAATAAGCTTTGTCCTCATTCTAGGACTTTATTATTGGCTCAATAACAGCCATGTGACGCTGTGCCCTCGTTAGTTAGTTTAGGCCAAACAGCCCACCCACCAATAGCCCTCAAGCAATGTTCAGCCTGGCCTGGAGACCACGTGAGCTCCTAGGTGCTGGCAGGGTATGTTTTCCTTCTCTCTTTTCTATTGAGGGACCATGTGACAGCAACCAACCCCTTACTTCAGCTGTTCTGCCAACAGTGTGTAGTGCCTGGGCCCATGCCagacgcacgcgcgcacacacacacacacacacacacacacacacaggccagtaGCAGACAGGGGGCAGACCCGCCAGACCTCTTTCCGCTGGGcttgttctttttctctctccaggAATCTCTGAAAAATAGGGATTATTTTGAGCTCCATGTGTTTCTACATTTAAATGAGACCTTTATTGTTTTATATTGCAGTCCTCACTGCAAGACCTTCGGGCTCTCCTATAACGATCGCATTAACACGCAAACTTGCACAACGTCACTATGCTTCCATGCATACGTacttctccacacacacacacacacacacacacacacgttcacatttGCTCTCTGTCTTTCTGGTATGGTAGGGGTTGAATAAGGGGCAATTCCACAGTTTCAAGGGCAGAGGGTTACGTCCGGCTCCCATACCCTGGCTAGGAGCCAGATATggtgctgggtgggtgggtggggctgGAGCAGGGCAGGCTGCACTGTGTGCCAGGAGGAATTGGCTGTCTTATTACCCAGCCATCATATCCCTCTGAGGCACAGTCACCTTTTGACCTGATTCTTCCTGATCATGTTTGTGAGGATCACTTGTACTGTCTATCTGGTTGCAGCTCTCTGGTGCCCTCTGGCTGGCCCTGATTAACAGTGCTGTCCTGTGTTCTCCTCCCCAGCCCTGAGGCCGCTGATAGCGCCTCCTTCGATGTCCAGCTGGGTGACATCATCCTGACCGCCTCGGATGGCCTCTTCGACAACATGCCCGACTACATGATCCTGCAAGAGCTCAAAAAGCTCAAGGTAACACATCGCAGTACCTCCTAGCTGCTTGCACACCCACCTAAATCTACACATTCACCTTAGTAAATACCTGCACACATTTCTTTGTCCTAATGCTTGTATTTCTCAGAGCGCCAACTATGACAGCATCCAGCAGACGGCACAGAGCATTGCAAAGCAAGCGCACGAACTGGCCTATGACCCCAACTACATGTCCCCTTTCGCTCAGTTTGCCTGTGACAATGGCCTGAATGTAAGAGGTACGTATCGGGTTCTTGGGAAGAACTTTACGTCCCTAATGGCACCTCCAGCTCCACTGTATTTTTATGCCCACCGTCAGCTTGCAGATTGGGTTATTCAAGGTTGACTTTGAATCTCTGGAAAGCCAATTGACACGTTCTCTTTTGTCTTGTGTCCTGCAGGGGGGAAGCCTGATGACATCACGGTGCTGCTGTCCATTGTGGCAGAATACACAGACTAAGTGTGTGATGCTTATTGGATCCGTTTACTTCCCGCCATTCAAGTCTTCCACCTGCCTCCTCAAGTGCACTGGTTCCTGTCGGATGGACTGCAGACCCCCCCCATATCCCCTCACTGACCTTCCTATCTCACCGCCACAACATGGAATACAAACTCCTCACCACAGAATTTAGCTCTCTGTATTTTTCcattttgttttggtactgtattAGTGAGAGGAGGCAGGCAGTTAAGACTTTCTCGTGTTAATCATGATGCACACGGTGTAGAACAGCACACTGCTTTCTTCCCATTCTCCCATATCTTATTTCAAAACATCACTTCATTGGGACTGTGACCGAAGTGCAGTCCTGAATGCAGGGGGGTTTGCTTTTGCGGGGAGGGACCCGATACGGGGATAGAGTTGGGCTCAGTCGCCCTGAAACAAGCAGTGGTATTATAAGTAAAGTAAGACATGGTTTGTGGTTGTTAGGGAGATTTGAGTGTCTGTGTTGTAAATGTCGTAGCTGTGTGATGATCTGTTCCAAGTCTTCTATGTGTGTGACTGAATACTAAGACTGGGGAATTGAGAgggactgtgttgttgtgggttttAGAGAGGGTTGTGGGTTGTAATAAGAAAGGATGTAGATACAGTATGAGTTTGGTGTTGTCTTGGACTTGTATGAAGGGGTAGCTGGCCAGTACCATTTACTAGCGCCTCCTAGCAGGGATTTCTCCAGAGTGCCACCTTTAGGCTAGTCTGAAATGTCACCACATTGAGGTTACTGAAAAGTTCTGTCAGTGCACACAGCCTCATGGATTTGTAAATATTGTGTGTTGTGAAACAAGGCAGAGTGTGTCTTCACTTTGACGCTGATAAGGATGATCATTTTGCTTTGTGACAGATGTGTACGAACGAGCATTCACAATCTATAAAGGTAAATATTCTCAATCCCTCCCTTCCGTGGGCCGAAAGAACCACGACATTGACATGGACACGTTTGACTCGATAGTAGTGTCAGAACTGACGGCATGTCTGCGTGGCATGTCTTTGTCGATttgtgcgtgcgtacgtgcgcACTAAGTGGGTGTAGGTTCTTGTTTGAATGTCTTTGCTGTTGATACGTGTTAACTTGCAAAGCTAATGCTAGCATCTGGGAATGCTTTCAACCGAACCAATAGGGCAGGTATGAATTATATATAAAGAAAAAATGATTTATTTTTATAACTTTAATGTTATTAGTTTGAGAGCCATGATGTGACGGTTGAAATGTGTCATCCAACATATGGATTCACCATGTGATTATTTTGTGACGCCTTATATAGCGCCATGGATGGCAAATAAGAATCACACCATCTTACTACACAGCAGGAATCACACCATATAGCGGGAATCACACCATCTTACTACACAGCAGGAATCACACCATCTTACTACACAGCAGGAATCACACCATCTTACTACACAGCAGGAATCACACCATCTTACTACACAGCAGGAATCACACCATCTTACTACTCCGTAGGAATCATATGTAgtctgtgtggtgggtgtgtcatctctaaaaaatatttttttctagaTTTGTTCTGTCTCCCAATAATGATTTACTTGCTGCTTTTATTTTGTCATTTCAATGTGTTTGACTGTACATTAtttatgtgaatggtgtgtgcgCCATTTTGTTATTTTTGATCATCCTGTACTGGTCTTGGCATGCTGTTGATTCTTCTGCATAATAGCAGAATACAAACACCTCTCTTCATTGTTAGCCAGTGTTTGCTCTGTTATGATTATGAAGCCAGTGCACCAAAGAGAAGTATTCACTATCTTTGCCCCATTGATTTTATCTGGGTTTGGAGTAAAACATGCACCAATACTGTAACATGAAATGTCTCTGTATTTTCACATTGAGAGCATATCTGTCAATCTGTTTGACAGGTAATCTGTCATTTTGCTTGTGGGGAATGATGCCCGGTTGTATTTTCGGTGCACAACAGTCAAAGACCACTAAGGTGTCTTTATATTTGTGCCTAAAATGCAATGTGACCAGAACAGGGTTGTATTGGCATCTCTAGTtgtaaacgggtgtcctgactctctgaggtcattaaagatcccattgcacttatcgtaagagtaggagtgttaaccccggtgtcctgggtAAATTCCCAGTCTGGCCCTCATacaatcatggccacctaatcatccccagcttacaattggctcattcatccccctcctctcccctgaaactattccccaggtcgttgctgtaaatgagaatgtgttctcagtcaacttacctggtaaaataacggtaaaataaataaaattgtatgTGACAGGTAGTCTGTGAGCAACAAACTACAATGCAGGCTTTTGAATCCTTAAAGAAACCAAAGAAGGAGAGCTGAACTTCACAAGCATGACCATCTAAAACCTACAGTCAGGCTAACATAGTGTAATGGAGACCAATTAAGTTGTCACTATGTATCATCTTGCTTAGTTTTGCATAAAAAATCATTTAAAAGGACATCAAGCAATCATACAGGCAAGATCAATGGGTACAATTAAATGTATGTTTGTGTACTAAATACTATTTCAATTTGGTTTAAGTTAATTTTCTGTAGCCTTTGACTTCATTTCATGAATATCGTCTCCTATATGTTCTGTATTTGCATGACAAGCTGTCTTTGTCCCAGCTATTTGAACTACTGGAATTTGCTTACCTGCAAAGGTGCCCCTGTCACTCACAGCTTGCCTCGCCTCAATGTCTGATCAGCTCCCCTTAATTTAAAGGTTGTCCTTCAAACACTTAAACATGCACCGATGTTCATTTGGTAATTCTCATATTTCCAGTTTGCTCTTTCTGACAGCACTGTGTTAATGAATTATTACCTGATCTGATTTTGagacagttaacctctatggttTAAGGACACTCTGTGTTGAAGCAGGAAGGGCGAGgcaggttgaagtgttttttttattgatAATGGTGAGCACCGATTCCGCCTTAACAAATAGATGTATGTTGCTCAATGTCAATTAAGTCCCTGTAATTCTGTCCACACTCATGACAGTTTTTCAATGGTGCTTCTGCTGTCAAGACAAGGTCTGTGTGTTTTTCTCTAAGCAATGTTTGTGAGTATGAAAGCTACATGTGTGTGCGCAGTGTAATAATGCAGGACTAGTTTCTGTAAATATGTTTTCAAAGTTGCAAAATATTTAAATAAAGAATATAGTATTTATACTAAGATGCATGCCTCTGGGTTTTTGTGGTTATGCAGAGTAAAGGCTAAAACTGGAATTTCATTAAACCATCTCAAGACTTAATTTATCTTTATCACATAATACCTAGTTTTTATACTGCATTGCTTTCCCCCTGTGTTACTATATGAAGCCGTCATTCAAAAGGACACTATGCATGGCTGTTGATTGCAGCCTTCACTGTGATGGCATTGCCTCTGACAAATTTCACTAGCAGTGTGAAACATTGCCTAGCTTGCAGATTAACTTCCCCTGTTGAGGTCAGCTCTATAAAGCTGGGATCTTTTTCACATGTCATGATGGGAAGGTACTTGATTAGTTTGCCTTACGGTCACGGTCAAATGCTGGTCACCTCAACCCATCAGGGATCGCATGGCTGTCAATCAACCCCTTGCAATGTTCTTGATTGCCTCCCAAGCATTCGTCAAAGGACTTTGGTATAATGTAAGAGCTAACCTGACCATCATCTGTGTGATGATCTCCCCTCACGTGGAAGACGGCTTATCAAAACCCAAAACCACTGGTCTGGATTAGTTaccattttatttttgtttcatgtttgtttTTTGCAATTATGTGCCCAACCAATGATCCCGCAGTTTGAGTGAGAGGATTAAGGCAGGGAAAAACCCTCAGAATTACTGCAAATAAGGCTGACCTCATTTCCCCTCAGGTCTTAGGAAGCTTTCCCCATCTTTGCAAATCCACCAGATTTCTAGAGTTCTGAACGTAACAGATTGGACCCTGTTGTGACAAAAGACAATACAATTCCTGTGTATTTCCCACATACAGCGAACTTTGTGCAAATACATTAATGAGCATTGGcattgtgtctgagtgtgtgtgaggcCAAGCTTGTGATTTTTTTATTTGTGCGCTCCTGCAGCAGCATGTGACTGAACATGAGGGTGAGaatgagagggaaaaggagatggAAGGATGCCGAAGGGAGGGGACTGAAATCTGCCCCGTGGATGAATGTATAACACTAAATCATTCTCTAGAGCagcggttcccaaactttttatagttccGTACGCCTTCAAAcatccaacctccagctgcgtaccccctctagcaccagggtcagcgtactctaaaatgttgttttttgccatcattgtagcctgccacacacacactatgcaatacatttattaaacataatgagtgtgagtttttgtcacaacccggctcgtgggaagtgacaaagagctcttataggaccagggcacaaataataataatcaataatttggtTTTATTTttccatcttacatataaaaccttatttgttcatcaaaaattgtagctaactcaccacaggttaatgagaagggtgtgcttgaaaggatgcacataactctgcaatgttgggttgtattggagagagtctcagtcttaagtcattttccacacacatgtaaccgatgtgaaatggctagctagttagcggggtgcgcgctaatagcgtttcaattggtgacgtcactcgctctgagacctttaAGTAGTTGGGGGGCTGCGGCCTTTGTGGAGCGATGGTTAAcgatgctttgagggtggctgttgtcgatgtgtgcagagggtcccgggttcgagcccaggtaggggcgaggagagggccGGAAGCTAAACTGCTACACACAGTCTGTGCTTgaatttagttttcatgctagtgagggccgagattccactctcacataggtacgtggttgcaaagggcatcagtgtcttaaccaACGCGATTTGCCAAGGTAAGCAACTCTGagtgcagccctatccagaaatcaggtagtggcttctgattaaattacattttcacagaaccgcttgttgcaatttcgatgaggctctcttgttcagatatcggtaagtggactggaggcagggcatgaaagggataacgaatccagttgtttgtgtcatccgtttcaggaaagtacctgcgtaattgtgcacccagctcactcaggtgcttcgctgtatcatatttgacattgtctgtaagcttgagttcatttgcacacaaaaaatcatacaatgatggaaagacctgtgtgttgtccttgttaatgcagacagaaaagagctccaacttcttaatcatagcctcaattttgtcctgcaCGTTGAATagagttgcggagagtccctgtaatcctagattcagatgatTCAGGCGAGATAAAACATCACCCATATATAggtcagtcgtgtgagaaactcgtcatcatgcaagcggtccgACAAGTgtaaatgatggtcagtaaagaaaactaagcttgtctctcaattgaaaaaaacgtgtcaatactttgccccttgataaccagcgcacttctgtatgttgtaaaagcgttacatggttgctgcccatatcattgcataatgcagaaaatacacaagagttcaagggccttgttttaacaaagttaaccagtttcactgtagtgtccaaaacgtctttcaagctgtcaggtattcccttggcagcaagagcctctcggtggatgctgcagtgtacccaagtggcatcgggTGCAACTGCTTGCATacgcattaccactccactatatcctccctgtcatggcttttgtgccattagtacagataccaacacattttgaccaccaaagtccatttgatgtcacaaagctgtccagtactttaaaaatatcctctcctgttgtcctggtttccagtggtttgcagaagaggttGTCTTCCTTAATTTACCTCCTATAAACATAAAGGACAtttaccaggagctgtgccaggcccgccacgtctgttgactcatccagctgtaacgcatataattcactggcttgtatgggaagcagtaattgtttcaaaacatctcctgccatgtcactgatgcgtcgtgaaacaatgttgtttgatgaagaaattgtctgtatagtttttggccttttccccccagCGATATCCATGGCAGCAGGAAGCATTAAGTCCTCCACACTAGTAAggtgcttgcctgtcctagccacttgttagctcaccatataagacacttctagcccttcttattaatggtatctgttgcttttatacatgtcttactactcgaaagacgtctttattctcgctcaaaaactcctgtggcttatttttcaaattgtcatgtttcgtttctaaatgtctgcgcaggagtgaaggtttcccgcgagagagcaatggttaatgtgattggatgttaattatttgactaagctacctgtatttgacattgtattgttatttcgctgaacactagatggtttaatttgatttttggcagtgaaacgaggctactcaggcgataaaaaaaactcacccaaatgtatagccccgttggaaaatataaatgtactgtttgaaaatgtgaaggaaaaaaatagaaaaagttcataatatttttatttggcgtacccacgacggcattgcgcgtatccccgtttgggaatacctgctctagagtcctctctttctgtctacccCTCTCTCAATCATTGTCTTGCACATCCCTTTTTATAATCCTATTTCCACCTTGTCATTGTATCTCATTCAGTCTTTAATATCTTTCTCAGTTCATCGCTCTATCTTCTCTCTTTTCCCACACGTTTCAGACAATATGGCATATGAGCCTTTGTGACCTTGAACAAACTCACATGCCTCTGTGTCACCACCCAAACAGCCCCCTATCTGCAGGCTATGTATTGAATACAAATGCCAAACCAATTTCCATATCCACCCACATGATGAACAATGCTAAATGTGATGTGTGTTGTGATCTGAGCTCTTCACAGACCCAGTGGAAGCAGAGTGTGAAAGGACTGCACGGAAACCACGAGACAGACATGTGCTAGCCGACCTATTGTATTTGTGCCAGTGCCAGGGTGCCACACACTGGTAACCGATCAGGGGTTTTCTGTCCTCCACATATAGGCCCACTTATACTACCAAATATAGACTGACATCTCAAATTAGAGGCAACTCATAAGTGAGTTGTGTGTAATCATAACTGGGACAGTGTCCAGGTTGATTAGTGGTGTTTCCAGTCAAACAGCCCTGAGCACTATAAGTAATTTATTATTAGCTATTATTATTTGGCTATTTATAAGTAGTTTTATTTATGAATAAAATGCATTTTCATTATATTCCTCTATTCCTATCAGGCATTATCCAAGACAATTGTTCAAACATTAACCTTAAAGGTGTCTCCCATATTTGTGCCGGAGGGGCTTGATATGAATAAGGTCAGCTATTTGCACTTGCACAGAAGAGGTTAAATACGGTCCTCCCCAAACCCACACGTTCTCTGAGCCATTTGTGGCCCTCATGGTAGGACAACATCAAGAGGGTTAACAGCAAACAAAgtctgttgacagtttgacagtATCCCCTACCACCTGCACCAGTCATTTTGGAAGGTTTGAGGCCAAACCACCATTTTGAGAATCATCCATTGCGTTAAAGTGTTATCATTCCATTTCTGTGGAATCAATACCTCAGTGCACTCAAAATTCATTGTAGCCACTGAAAAAGAGACATTCACTTTCATCTCATGGAGCAGTAATTTAGGACATGTTAGCTAAATGCATCGATAGGTGGCGACAAATATCAACTAACACTATTTGCTGACAACAgccatagacattaaaaccaaACATCCGAGATTTATGGGCGCGTTCCAGGTCATCTTTGTTGTAGTTGCGCTGCGCAGATGATCTCACGAGCCCTGGACAAGTGTTTGGCTTGTCTGGAACCACATTCATATTAtatggctgtcattgtaaataagaatttgttcttaactgacttgcctagttaaataaaggttaaataaaataaaataaaaatatgaacACTTGCAAAATATGTCTATACCATATTGATATGGTTTCCAAGAACTAAACTTATCCAATCTTtgtcatatacatatatatgtatatattgaaaaaaatataaacgcaacaggcAACAATTTGAGTTAGATTTATAATCagtaaattaaaataaattcctctggccctaatctatggatttcacatgcctTGGAATACTGATATGCATCTGTTCGTCAcatatacctttaaaaaaaagttaggggtgtggatcagaaaaccagtcagtatctggtgtgatcaccattttcctcatgcagcgcaacactcatttgcatagagttgatcaggctgttgattgtggcctgtggaatgttgtctctcctcttcagtggctgtgtgaagtttctggatattggcagcaactggaacatgctgtcgtacacgtcaatttagagcattccaaacatgctcaatgtgtgacatgtctggtgagtatgcaggccatggaagaactgggacattttcagcttccaggagttgtgtacagatccttgcaacacggggtcatgcattatcatgctgaaacatgaggtgatggtggcggatgaatggcacgacaattcacctcaggatctcatcacggtatctttgtgcattcaaattgccatcaataaaatgcagttgtgttcgttgtccataacTTATGCCTGCCATAAcctcacctccaccatgggggcactctgttcacaacgttgacgtcaGCAAATTGCTTGCCCACACggcgccatacacgtggtctgccgttgaggccagttggacatactgccaaatactctaaaacaacgttggttggcggcttatggtagagaaattaacatgaaattctctgacaacagctctgatggacagtCCTGCattcagcattccaattgcacgctccttcaaaacttgagacttgtgtgacaaaactgcacatttt of Salmo salar chromosome ssa01, Ssal_v3.1, whole genome shotgun sequence contains these proteins:
- the LOC106564772 gene encoding protein phosphatase PTC7 homolog, with amino-acid sequence MLSVLSYGRLVARAVLGGLSQTDGRDYSLVTASCGFGKDFRKGILKKGMCYGDDACFIARHRSADVLGVADGVGGWRDYGVDPSQFSATLMRTCERLVKEGRFTPSSPVGILTSGYYELLQNKVPLLGSSTACIVVLDRRSHQLHTCNLGDSGFLVVRGGEVVHRSDEQQHYFNTPFQLSIAPPGAEGVVLSDSPEAADSASFDVQLGDIILTASDGLFDNMPDYMILQELKKLKSANYDSIQQTAQSIAKQAHELAYDPNYMSPFAQFACDNGLNVRGGKPDDITVLLSIVAEYTD